From one Agathobaculum sp. NTUH-O15-33 genomic stretch:
- a CDS encoding arsenate reductase family protein: MLFVCYPNCSTCKKAQNWLEAQGAEITVRDIKQDRPNEDELRAWHAKSGLPLRRFFNTSGLKYKELDLKNRLPEMSEDEQYALLATDGMLVKRPLLVADDFVCVGFKEGEWADKVR; this comes from the coding sequence ATGCTGTTTGTTTGTTATCCAAATTGCTCTACCTGCAAAAAAGCGCAGAACTGGCTGGAGGCGCAGGGGGCTGAAATTACGGTTCGCGATATCAAGCAGGATCGCCCCAACGAGGACGAGCTGCGCGCTTGGCATGCGAAGAGCGGGTTGCCGCTGCGCCGTTTTTTCAACACGAGCGGCTTGAAATATAAGGAGCTCGATCTGAAAAACCGCCTGCCGGAGATGTCGGAAGATGAGCAGTACGCGCTGCTTGCGACCGATGGGATGCTGGTTAAGCGTCCGCTGCTTGTAGCGGATGATTTTGTTTGTGTGGGCTTTAAGGAAGGCGAATGGGCGGATAAAGTCCGCTAA